GAGAGATGGTTCTTTTTCATGTACGCCGGACAAGCAGAAGATGGCAATGTTGACCGCTCTTGGTTTGTTAGTGTGGTTGCTAGGATACCAGTTCAACGGAGATGCTAGTCTttttagctaactagctagatGAGTTAAGTAGTCTGCAAGCGTTATGACACAAACGTTTGCATAAAATGTCAGACACAGACTGTATTCAAGATGTTCAGAAGCCGAAGGGCGTATTCTCTACTTTATTGGCCGATGGGGATTGGCTGTACATTAAAGGAGAATATAAAAAGGctatagctagctacacaacgGTAAGTAACGTTATCTACCAGGGCATggttaacgttaacgttacacgACCAACTGAAGCTTATCATCGTCCTATTGTGATAGCTACAGAACATTTTGGAATTACAATAATGTTACTTTAGTCAAGGTTATCAGCTTTTCTGCTGTATGTGTGCACAGTCAATTTAACTGTCTGCATTGCTCTCAATGTACCTCTGAAAATGACACACCGGTAACCGCTTTTTTAAAAGGACAACAAAGCGGGACAAGGGTAACTTTAGggaatacacacgcacacacacacacacacacacacacacacacacacacacacaatcttttgACCAGCAAcataaattaaatatgtttataCGAGGCAAGTGTTTCTGTAAGGTGACAATATAAATAGTGCAAAGTACTAAATGTTGAGTGGGTGGATATGCACAGAATGCATGTATGTCTATACAGCATGTAAGATTTATATTGACAGTGTCAGTGCGTGATGTTATGTGCACGTTAAAAATGGCGTgcattttatgtaaaaatataatCTATAATGGAAGAACTTGAAAGTGGATGTTTAAGTggatgacttttatttttttccaactgtTCATCAGAGTGACAGCCTGTGGAATGAAACTGTTCTTGTGTCTTTTAAAAGCATGTAGGAATATCTTGTTTTGGTCTTTGTTTAGGCACTGATTTTAAAGCCTGATGACAAGACCTGCTTTGTTGGTCGAGCCAAATGTTACCTGAAGATGGGGCAATCAGACAACGCTTTAAAAGCTGCAGAGGCTTCACTCAAACAAGACAAGTCATTTTTTGAGGTAAACAGCAAGTTACAGTAATGTTGTAAAGAAGAATAGAATCAATGTAATAGTTTGTATAGAATCTAAGTAATGTAATATTtaataagtgaataaataattaatatattaaattaaatcagtGTACTCAACTAATTGACAGCCCTCAAGTTAGCACCTTATGACATTATGAAAATTAAAGCGCGTGAGCATTTTGTTTTCCTGATTCGTTTTAGGGTTTGTACCAGAAGGCTGAAGCATTGTACTACATGGGAGAATTTGAATTTGCCCTGGTGTTTTACCGCAAAGGACAAAAGTTGCGACCACAAATACAGGAGTTCAGACTGGGTATCCAGAAAGCACAGGAGGCTATAGAAAACTCTGTTGGCAGTAAGTAATTCAATACTATTTTGTGGCTTACGTTAAAATGTAGTTACATCATATAAAAATCCTCTTCACACCTTAAACCATTTGTTCTTTTCTGGCATCTTCTAGATCCTTCCTTTGTAAAACTGGAGATCAAGGGAGACCTCTCATTTCTCCAAAAAGATGAGGAGGTGAGTCTTTGTTGTGTTCCTCTTTAATAACCTGGTATTCAACAGGAAAACTTGGGAGTATAGGGTAAAAATAATTGTATGCATACAATCTTGGCTGGGAAAAGACCTGGTAACAAAGGATTACTTTCCTAGATTGTACGGTTATTTGAATGTAAAGTTCAACTCTGGCCTTTCCTTCTGATGCACAATATCATGTTTCTTGACTGACGGGTAAAGAGGGCACAGCCAGTTGCTGCTATTCCGAATCTGAcgacaaagaaaaaacagccGACCCAGAAGACCCCTAAGAGTGCGAAGACAACCAAACAACTGCTGGGAGAGTTTTACAGTGACAAGAAATATCTAGAAAACCTGCTTAAAGATGAAGGTACTTGTGGTATTTCACTTAGGGcacacaatatatattttttacattttttcgtACTGTTCGCGTCCACACCTCACTGtgcttttgtttctctctttaatTCGCAGGCAGATTTAGTATGCAGTAGTGTAATCTTTATGTTACTCCTCCATATTTATTTAAACCCACCTacaatgatgtgtttttttacttttaatagaGTCATATTTAAAACTGTCAAACAATGATCTGCAGATTTGGTAAAAGGCAAGACGAAAAGTGGGGAACAATTGCAGGACGTCATTCAGGGCTGCCTCACATACCTTGACACTTGCACCGAGTTCTGGAACCAGGAGAAACCTATCTCTGCACAGGAAAAAGAGCATAAGCTCGAGCAGCAAAAACCCCTTCCAAGCGCACCCTCTGATCCTGTTCAGTTTCTACTGAAGTGCTTGGATGACATTGATGCAGGTAAGGCAGGCTTCTAGCTGAACTCCTGTCCTATTTTGATGATAAAATGCTTAATGTATGTTTGTTgttgatgtatgtatgtttgttgttgcaGATTTGATGTCTGGAAATGCAGAAGGTAGTCTCAATAAGGCAGAAGAAGTCATGACGATTGTGCAGGGCTGGTCAGAGAAAGAGGTGCCTAATAAGAAAGAGCTTTTGGGCAACCTGCACAGTTGTATTGGGAATGCCTTTATCGACCTGGGAGACCTTGGCAAAGCTTTAGACCATCATCATAAAGACTTGGAGTTCGCTAAACTGTGGTGAGTATTTGAATAGGAGTTGAATGTGTTATACAGTAGttcaaatgttcattaatgtttCTTATCAACAGCAAAATCCCAGATGCAATGTTCAGGGCTCTGGACAACATTGGGCGAATTTATGCTCAAATTGGACAGTTTTCACAGGCCATTGAGTTGTAAGTAAATAATGGAATAACAGCTGCATTTGTGTAACATATGATACTGCCGTCCTTTACTAAGCATGTTATTTTGATGGTAATCTTGTGTAGTCACACCTCTCTTGACAAGCAGTGTTTTTTATAAGTTTATTGAcgatttgttgttttattttattttttctgtataTTTTCAATTCAGCTGGGAGAAGACGATTCCGTTGGTCCGTGGTGGTTTGGTGAAGACCTGGTTGTTTCATGAGATTGGTTGGTGTTACCTGGAGCTCAATTGCCACAAAGAAGCCCGAGACTGTGGCATCCGTTCAGTCGCTGCAGCTGATGAAATTGCTGATGAGAAATGGCAGATAAATGCCAATGTTTTGGTGGCACAATCAGAATGTAAtgatttctttttctaatttttgCAAAACTAATTACTGTGAAATGTCAGCTCATTtgctggaaatttcaaaacTTTTTATAATGCGTCAGTGCTGTTGTTACTATACAAATGACAGACCTGCTCTCTGATTAGACAATTCCCTTCTGTTTCATGTCAGTGAAACTGGGAGACTTTGAATCCTCTGTCTCCCACTTTGAGAGAGCCTTGACCCTGGCCCAACTGCAAGAGGACCACTCTGCCATGAATGTCATTCAGAAGGTTCCCTCTCTGTTGTCATATAGCTTTCCCTTCTCCATCTTTGTAGATCCatataaagactttttttgttgctgacATTTATCATTCTGCTTTCAGGCCCTTGATGAAGCAAAGCAACACCTACCACAGTGACGATGTTCAGTCAAGATGCATGGTGATACGTTGTGATTCAGACTGCTAAGGGAGAAAAAGACCTACAGAAGACTACAATCGTCAAATAAAAGTTAATAGAACAAAAGAGACCAATAAAAGTCATCTCCCTCAAACGGTTAACTGAAATATTTGACTATTTATAAATGCAAACACtgcttaaaatgtattaatgcaTTTTGATGAAAGCCTGGGAAACACgtttttcaataataataataataataataaaacaattgtCTCAGAACCAGTATCTGCTAGGTCTGGGTGCACAAAGGTTTGTGTAGTAACTTCTCAAaggtcaaaataaaaacagttcaGTAGGAAACACACTGGATCTTAGTACTTTATAAGATCATACTGCGAAATTCATAATGAGAGCATTTATCACACTGTGTCATAGATAGTAATGAATTGTGCAAATGTATACTGTTCTCTAAAGTTAAAGAGAAGCATGTATATGGGGAAGTGATTCAAAGCTCAATTTCTGGCCCGCATCTTTATTTTAAGTATTGCCGCTATTTTCAATTACAGTCCAAATCCATTTCTGAGGCTGCATTTTTTTGTCAGAATTCAATGAAAACTGAAACATCTATTATCTAGAAAATGTGTCACTTATATACAAAATACAGGGGAATCTCATCACACACTTTGACAAGCACACTGCAACCTGCCAACCATGAAGTCCTTTTGTCTTTTGATAACTTCAACATTTCCCGTACAGAGCTCTGCTTGCTGCAGGGAACGTCCCCTTGCCACATCTCAATTACATCTGTCAGCAGGCACACATGGGGTGATATACACACAGTTTAATGTCTCCTGCAGGGTTCACGCTAGTATAcgtgtattgtttgtgtgtagatCAGAGACAGTAGAACTACAATTTATGGGCATTGCCTGCCGTTTGGTTGTATCATTGTGTCTAAAGGTTTTATAATGAATGTGAAACTAAGCACTGTGTATCTTTTAATTAGAAGGGTTTGGTCATGTTCCAAAGCTAGTCTTAATGAATCTTGAGGAAGGTTTGACTGATACATTGTTGTATGCATATCCAAACCACTGTGGTCTTGAAACTCTTTGTATGCGAGGCCTACTTTTGGGGATAGTAGTTGTTTACAACAGCTTAAGGTGTATAAACACTAAAAGTATTAAGCCCTAATAAATATACATGCAATATGAACTGAAAAATGGTAAATAGTGGCAAttgtaaaaacatttcaattattataattacatttttttttttgaaaaaggggaGAGTAACCCTAAACATCCAGTAAACCCATCTTTATCATTTATGAACTTTATAGccttatttttatgttttattcatgttctttaaaaaaataaaatacaaattaaggTTTAAAATGCTAAATACATATAGGTAACAAATCAACTTAAAGATATGTGGCACGGATGTATGAAAACAATCTTCTCCAGTATTGTCCTTCCGGTCTTCAGGGGCGTGTCCGTGGGCCCGCCCAGTTGCGCGTTCCCGAGAATTTCCGTTTTCCTTCTTGAAATGTGAAGCGGGTGCATGTCTGCGCCTAGCTTTGCCTTGTCATTATTCAGAAAGAAACGCGTGGTCAGCGGCCCCACCGACAGCTCCACTGCAACGTAACTGGTAAGCATTTTTAGCAAACAAAAGCCCTTCATACAGGATGCTGCATCTTGTccatatattatttttaaatatttttttgcacAGCAGCCTAAGCTAAGTTGCTCCATAACAtgtagtgatttaaaaaatcgCCACAAAAGCGTCAAACTTGTTCAGACGTGGCGCTGTAGCTAGTTATGTTAGAGCCAAATGTACTGGCTGCCACGCTAAATTGTTTTTGTCTGGCGTGCTAGCGTTAGGTGCACGCCACTCCCCGCCTGGCCGCATTGTGCTAgttaattaaatgtaatgtgtaaGGGCTACTGATTTTCTGTTTAAAACTATGTTTTATCACACATGGACGCAGTCTTTGACACTTATTATCCTTATTCGGGTAATTTATTTAGTCCAGACTTGccataaacacaaaaataagaATTCTCTCACTCACTGCGCCATTTACTGCTACTTTACCCTGCTCGTATATCGAATGagataaagttaaaaacatctgaAAGTGTATATTCCCAATTTGCATCTGCTTAGTTtcggatatatatatatagggtacggtttgtttgtctttgttgctACATTGGGTTGTGAGAGCTTCCCCCTTCTTGTCTCATGACCCAATGTGGTTTTCACACATCtgtgtagtccagcctttagtAACACATACTGATATTTAAAATGACCTGCCACACGGTGGAGAATGTAATACTATGGAGTAATCACTTGACCGCGATGCCACGTTTTCTTGACTACCCTTtgtctatatacagtatgtctactGGCAAGGATGGGCGAAGTTAATTTAGCAAAACAAGGTTTTAAATACAGCCTTTTGCTTTCATACATGCTTATGTTTCTGTATCGCTGGCATACTGCCTTTCGTGTTCTTAACAAATGGAAATTTAAATTAGGAAGAGCTGTAgtgccaaaatgttgccaccACCCCTACTGTGTGCACTAGAGTACAACACCACAACTGGCCACAAATGGACATTATAGCCTAAGGTTGTTGCAGAGTCATTGGATCGGATCGCCTCAGATAATACATTATATGGTATCCATATCCTGCACTTCCAAAATGTGTAATGTATAAAAAAGATCCACCCCCTACATCAACACTCTTTCTAAAACCAGGGTTATTGAGTAACTTCCTGTTTTGAGAAGTAATTACAACAGTCCTTATAAAACTTGATTTTGGCCTCTAGAAGGGCATGTGGCATGCAGAAGTGATAGTATTTATGAGTATATTCACACATATTATGTAAAAATAAGCCTGTGCATCAGACTATTTTAAATAGTGTTGGTCAAAGaacctattttcttttttatcaaaaGTAACTAACCGCATTCACGTTTAACTTAGACACATGGGCAAAAGTTGCTTAagtttgtttgtatttaaacATTCATTCCTCCATTGGTCTAAATAGccactttgtctctttctttcatttatgtatttaaggTACATGGTGGTGTGTAAAGTCAGACTTTTAGCCAGACATGGACACCGAAAAGAGTGGTGAGGTTTTAGATGCGTCAGAAACTCCACAGCAAGACGAGACTCAAATGGAAAAAGAGTTTGTGTCAAAATTGGAGACACCAGAGGAATTCACTGAGCCCGAGAAGCCACCAGCTGCTGATGAAGAGACCGGGCAGCTGCCACTGAATGGTCACGATACACAAGTTGTGAACGTGAAAGAAACAGAAGAGTTGATTGTGACAGAAAATGTTACGCTGTCTGTGCAACAAACAGAAATGAAGATTGAAGACAGCTTGCCCAAAGAAATATCTGAAATGGAGGCAGTGCCTGCGGTGGCACCACCAGAATCAGATGAGTCATCTAAAAAGATCTCTGACCCAGTTGCAGCTTTAGACACAGAACCAGAAAACGCCCAGCCTAAACCGCAGCCTGCGCCAAAGAATGACCCAGAACCTTTGCCTGTGCAAACACCTCTGGCCGAGAGTGCCCCTGAACCAAAGCCAGAGAAGTTGGTAGAATCAGGTCCACAAGCTGAACTAGAAGAGCAAACAATACCTAAACCAACTGCACTGCAGCAGGCAGTAGATACACAGCCACCCAGCCAAGAGGAAAAAGTGTCACAACAAGTGAAAACTGAGACAGAATTGCAGACTGCAATGGAAACTGGGTCAGAAGAAGTAGCCAAAAAGAAAGTGGTAGAAGATGTTGCCGTTAAGCCAATTAGGGAGGTGGAAGAAGAAAAGCCAACAGAAGCTGTGACTACAAAGGAGGAGGCATCAGCTGAAGTTGAAAGTGTGAAACCTGCAGAAGACGAGAAGGAAGTTGAACCAGAAAAATCAGTTGACTCTAAAACTCTGAAGGGAGCTGaagcagcagcatcagcagcaggaAGCGTAAAATCTGAGAAGAATGATGCTGAACGTcaaaaggaagaggaaacagTCCCTGCTCCTAGCTCCCTCTCCTTTGCTCTCCTGGAACAAGAGCAGACCAAAAGCGCCCTGCAAACCTCTCGTACGCTTGTTGTGCTCAGGGGCCTTCCAGGAAGTGGTAAAAGCTACTTGGCACGTGTCATAGCTGATGCCTACAAAGACAACTGCTCTGTCGTCTGTGCCGATGACCATGGGGTAAAGCCAGAGAATCCAGAATCATCAGTGGAAGGATACAAGGCTCTGGATGAGGCTGTGGTGGCCTGCTGCAGTGCAGGAGCCGCTTCCTCTATACTGATGGTGGTGGATGACACCAACCACATCCAGGATCGACTGGCCCGTCTGTGGGAGATTGCCGAGCAGCACAACCTTGTCGCGGTCTTTTTGGAGCCATGTACTGAATGGCACAGAGATCCAGCACAGCTGACCAAGAAGACCAGGCGTGGACTGGAGGAAGCCCAACTGGAAGCCATGAGAGGTCAACTTGAGGAAATGTCCCTTCCTCTTTACTTTGGCTGGTTCCTTCTTTCCTCCATCCAGGACAAGGTAAGGTGCACAGCAATGGACTTCCTTAAAACGCTGGACACCTTGGAGGCCTTCAAGAAACACTTGATTGACTGTGAGTGTATTTAAAGTTATATTCATTATTACAGGTATTACACATAAAGTCTTAAGCTAAGTTAATGTCAACGCTTTGGCATTTTGAAGATGTTACTGATCTTGCCTTGTATTTTCAGTTACTGGGAAAGCCGAGGTGGATTTGGAGGAGTATTTTGAAGCCAAAGGAACTCTCCATTGCACAACAAAATTCTGTGACTATGGAAAAGCAGAAGGTGCCAAAGAGTATGCAGAGAAACCAGTAAGAAACCCGTCATTAAATTGTGTGCTTGTAAACAAATTTGCAGTAAGTAATCAGATAAAAATAGATCTGATGGCTACATCAGATCTATCACGTTATGTAAGCATGTTAAGTTACTACTAttaattttatttcatgtattgAGTGAACATTTCAAAGAGCAACATCCTAGCATAGTAATACTTGACAATATTAAAGTAAATTGTGTGATATTTCCTTTTATCATTTCCACTCTCCAGGCTGTTAAAGATTTCTATGGTTCTGCATTCGAGCTGTCCCTGAGTGCTCTCTTTGTGACTCCTCGCACTGTTGGTGCCAGAGTGTCCCTCACAGAGGAGCAGCTTTTGCTGTGGCCAGCTGATGCCGAAAAGGAGGCAGGGTCTCCCTCCATGCCTCTGGGAAACCGCGCCCATGTTACTCTAGGATGTGCCGAGGGTGTTGAGCCAGTTCAAACAGGTCTGGATCTGCTCGAAATCCTGGCACTGCAGCAGGAAGGCCATCAGGGGGAGCTCATCGAGGAGATGGAGCTTGGCTCGCTGACCTATTACGGAGAAGGAAGGTGGCTGCTCAGTCTCAGAGAGCCTATCTGCTCCCCAGCCTGCTTCTCCAGCTTCTATGGGCGCAAGGAGCTTGATCCGGCCAAAAAAGAACCcgagaagaaaaagaagcaaaagtGCACCATATTGTAAATGGCAAACATGGGGATGTATGGCCGGGATGActggtgaattaaaaaatagGCTTACTCTGTGCAAGGTTTGTGCAGTGTTTAGGGTTTCAGTTATAGCCACCCTGAATCCACAAGCTGCGTGCCTTTTTACTGTTGATTTGCACCACAACCCAAGATGCCTTCAATCCAGTTAGGCTTGTTGTCAACGTTGTTCTATCTTGTTTCACATATCTGTGCCAGAGTTGCAGAACCTGGCCATTTGCTGAGGTGTTGGCTGCAGTTTTAGACTATGGTAGTATAGCCTCCTCCCACATCTCAACAGTAATCTAAAACTTAGATTTGCTCTTCTATATATGTCCGTGTCTCTCAGTATtcaaatgtggggaaaaaaaataggtACTTGTCATTGCATGCATCCCAGGCTAACAGTATCAGCATAGTAACACATTTCTGCCCTGCTAAAAGTacctcctgtttttcttttggctTAGTTGTAAGTGAAAAAGATTAGCTGTCATTTCAGTGTGCGATGCCTAGGAAGTAATTGTTACAATAGAATATGGGCCAAAGTTATCTATTTGATTAAGTGTATTAGAATCATTGTCATTTATAGAGGTCCTTCCTTGTAAAATCTTTGCACTGTGCCTAGTTTGAAAGGGAGAATGCTGATGAATTTGGCATTTTGTTTCAGCAGCTTGCACTTAGTACTTATCTAATGCTGTGAATCCAAGTTCATGTTTTGCAACTTTTCTACTGCGCAAGACTGCACCCTTGATCCCTTTTTATTCTCTTGAACACCACTTCATGTATTGTAACTGTACTCTTTGAAGGACAATTCCTACTTTGTGTAGCTCTTATGAATCACTATTTTTGCACTTGTTTTGTACacttaataaaaaagaacatgCTTTGCTCCAATAATGcaactgtctgtgtgttcagTACTGCTAATGCAGTTTGGTGACTAGCATACAGCTTGGTAACTGCAACAGTTGATCTGCACatgttcattttctcaaagcatGGGGTTGTAGTTGACCATATACACCAGCAGAGGGTACTCATCCTTTGTGTTGCGTCTCTGAAGACATTTGTGTTAAgattctttttaattcatttgatCTAGCCTCGTGTTCATTGTGTCAGAATTGGCTTCAACAGGGATAACTACCTCAGGACTATTCAAATACTGCATTTTGAAACATTGAAAACCCCACAGACTTGATTGCTCAATTTTTCTGATCATCCCACAGTTTGCCCTTGCTTGATCTGAcagtaaaaattcaaaatgtataGTTGCCAAAAAACTGCTGATGGAGCAAGTGCTGAGCTGTAATCTCTACACTCAATTTCTGACCCATCACACACCCCTTATTTAATCAAGTTAGCATCCACAAATTCTATCACACTGCATGTGTGCTTTACAGAATGGTAATAAATCTTGCTACGTTACATTTGCGTCTTATCAGAGAGACGGCCACAGTTCCAACACAATCTACAACAAATACTGCTCCTGCTGTCTGAAAAGACACAAAGTGTTAGACATTGTATACTAAAGTTCATAAAAAAACTAATGAGAGAAGGACATGGAAGCCAATTTCAGAATTTGAAAAAAGTATTAGCAtcaaataaatactttaaaaagtaaaagtactcatgtGTAAGGGATTAATAGTCCTTTTTAAATGTGGGCTACACCTGCACCCCTGTCAGATGAACCCCTTCATTGATCCCCAATGTGTTCCAAATGTAAAACACTTATTTATAATACAAAAATGGATATTGTTACTTTTTCACACAATTGAACTGTCAATATTTAGGTTGGTTTGGCCAGAAATCAGACCacagtactactactacttggATTAAAGCTGGATGGATGTTTCAACcatatccattacttttagcttgCTGTTTAAAGTGTTTAGTCTGTACTTTTATCTAGCCCTTTCAGCTACTTATGCAATATTCTAGCTGTTTATTTATATGATGTATTCATTCTTTTTAACTACTTGTTAGGtgttacagcaaaaaaaaattattattttttttaaattcaaatcataatctctatttttcttttaaattatttgagTTGCTCCACATTCTTTCTAAATACCCCCTGACAACAGCAGAAGTATCGCCTGAGGCACAAGTAGGCCTACCC
The nucleotide sequence above comes from Etheostoma spectabile isolate EspeVRDwgs_2016 chromosome 15, UIUC_Espe_1.0, whole genome shotgun sequence. Encoded proteins:
- the odad4 gene encoding outer dynein arm-docking complex subunit 4 isoform X2; amino-acid sequence: MGQSDNALKAAEASLKQDKSFFEGLYQKAEALYYMGEFEFALVFYRKGQKLRPQIQEFRLGIQKAQEAIENSVGNPSFVKLEIKGDLSFLQKDEERAQPVAAIPNLTTKKKQPTQKTPKSAKTTKQLLGEFYSDKKYLENLLKDEDLVKGKTKSGEQLQDVIQGCLTYLDTCTEFWNQEKPISAQEKEHKLEQQKPLPSAPSDPVQFLLKCLDDIDADLMSGNAEGSLNKAEEVMTIVQGWSEKEVPNKKELLGNLHSCIGNAFIDLGDLGKALDHHHKDLEFAKLCKIPDAMFRALDNIGRIYAQIGQFSQAIEFWEKTIPLVRGGLVKTWLFHEIGWCYLELNCHKEARDCGIRSVAAADEIADEKWQINANVLVAQSELKLGDFESSVSHFERALTLAQLQEDHSAMNVIQKALDEAKQHLPQ
- the cnp gene encoding 2',3'-cyclic-nucleotide 3'-phosphodiesterase isoform X2 translates to MDTEKSGEVLDASETPQQDETQMEKEFVSKLETPEEFTEPEKPPAADEETGQLIVTENVTLSVQQTEMKIEDSLPKEISEMEAVPAVAPPESDESSKKISDPVAALDTEPENAQPKPQPAPKNDPEPLPVQTPLAESAPEPKPEKLVESGPQAELEEQTIPKPTALQQAVDTQPPSQEEKVSQQVKTETELQTAMETGSEEVAKKKVVEDVAVKPIREVEEEKPTEAVTTKEEASAEVESVKPAEDEKEVEPEKSVDSKTLKGAEAAASAAGSVKSEKNDAERQKEEETVPAPSSLSFALLEQEQTKSALQTSRTLVVLRGLPGSGKSYLARVIADAYKDNCSVVCADDHGVKPENPESSVEGYKALDEAVVACCSAGAASSILMVVDDTNHIQDRLARLWEIAEQHNLVAVFLEPCTEWHRDPAQLTKKTRRGLEEAQLEAMRGQLEEMSLPLYFGWFLLSSIQDKVRCTAMDFLKTLDTLEAFKKHLIDFTGKAEVDLEEYFEAKGTLHCTTKFCDYGKAEGAKEYAEKPAVKDFYGSAFELSLSALFVTPRTVGARVSLTEEQLLLWPADAEKEAGSPSMPLGNRAHVTLGCAEGVEPVQTGLDLLEILALQQEGHQGELIEEMELGSLTYYGEGRWLLSLREPICSPACFSSFYGRKELDPAKKEPEKKKKQKCTIL
- the cnp gene encoding 2',3'-cyclic-nucleotide 3'-phosphodiesterase isoform X1, producing the protein MDTEKSGEVLDASETPQQDETQMEKEFVSKLETPEEFTEPEKPPAADEETGQLPLNGHDTQVVNVKETEELIVTENVTLSVQQTEMKIEDSLPKEISEMEAVPAVAPPESDESSKKISDPVAALDTEPENAQPKPQPAPKNDPEPLPVQTPLAESAPEPKPEKLVESGPQAELEEQTIPKPTALQQAVDTQPPSQEEKVSQQVKTETELQTAMETGSEEVAKKKVVEDVAVKPIREVEEEKPTEAVTTKEEASAEVESVKPAEDEKEVEPEKSVDSKTLKGAEAAASAAGSVKSEKNDAERQKEEETVPAPSSLSFALLEQEQTKSALQTSRTLVVLRGLPGSGKSYLARVIADAYKDNCSVVCADDHGVKPENPESSVEGYKALDEAVVACCSAGAASSILMVVDDTNHIQDRLARLWEIAEQHNLVAVFLEPCTEWHRDPAQLTKKTRRGLEEAQLEAMRGQLEEMSLPLYFGWFLLSSIQDKVRCTAMDFLKTLDTLEAFKKHLIDFTGKAEVDLEEYFEAKGTLHCTTKFCDYGKAEGAKEYAEKPAVKDFYGSAFELSLSALFVTPRTVGARVSLTEEQLLLWPADAEKEAGSPSMPLGNRAHVTLGCAEGVEPVQTGLDLLEILALQQEGHQGELIEEMELGSLTYYGEGRWLLSLREPICSPACFSSFYGRKELDPAKKEPEKKKKQKCTIL
- the odad4 gene encoding outer dynein arm-docking complex subunit 4 isoform X1, with product MSDTDCIQDVQKPKGVFSTLLADGDWLYIKGEYKKAIASYTTALILKPDDKTCFVGRAKCYLKMGQSDNALKAAEASLKQDKSFFEGLYQKAEALYYMGEFEFALVFYRKGQKLRPQIQEFRLGIQKAQEAIENSVGNPSFVKLEIKGDLSFLQKDEERAQPVAAIPNLTTKKKQPTQKTPKSAKTTKQLLGEFYSDKKYLENLLKDEDLVKGKTKSGEQLQDVIQGCLTYLDTCTEFWNQEKPISAQEKEHKLEQQKPLPSAPSDPVQFLLKCLDDIDADLMSGNAEGSLNKAEEVMTIVQGWSEKEVPNKKELLGNLHSCIGNAFIDLGDLGKALDHHHKDLEFAKLCKIPDAMFRALDNIGRIYAQIGQFSQAIEFWEKTIPLVRGGLVKTWLFHEIGWCYLELNCHKEARDCGIRSVAAADEIADEKWQINANVLVAQSELKLGDFESSVSHFERALTLAQLQEDHSAMNVIQKALDEAKQHLPQ